In the Scyliorhinus torazame isolate Kashiwa2021f chromosome 4, sScyTor2.1, whole genome shotgun sequence genome, one interval contains:
- the LOC140411292 gene encoding ciliary neurotrophic factor-like, producing MLTASDSLLSSCPQDQCQGLTDKMTSGLTMSEADGIPLAGTSRWAELSDQERLSENFRAYKVFSSYLRLALKNVPDCARYPRLPDSVMDLCTKAESLLVLISQLMMAMSLPVPSVRVPQVEAPKDWDKKIWGHKVLRELGNWSLRSVRDFNRLKSNLSTSRARRRHLRGAQLR from the coding sequence ATGCTCACTGCCTCTGACTCTCTTCTATCTTCCTGTCCTCAGGACCAGTGCCAGGGTTTGACGGACAAGATGACCAGTggcctgacaatgtcggaggcggacGGGATCCCTCTGGCCGGGACCAGCCGCTGGGCCGAGCTGTCCGATCAGGAGCGGCTGAGCGAGAACTTCCGTGCCTATAAGGTCTTCAGCAGCTACCTGCGGCTGGCCCTGAAGAACGTACCGGACTGCGCCAGGTACCCGAGGCTTCCCGACTCCGTGATGGACCTGTGCACCAAGGCTGAGAGCTTGCTGGTGCTGATCAGCCAGCTGATGATGGCCATGAGCTTGCCCGTGCCCTCGGTGAGAGTGCCGCAGGTCGAGGCGCCCAAGGACTGGGACAAGAAGATCTGGGGTCACAAGGTGCTGCGGGAGCTGGGCAATTGGTCGCTCCGCTCTGTGCGTGATTTCAACAGGCTGAAGAGTAACCTGTCCACCAGCCGAGCCCGGAGGAGGCACCTGAGGGGGGCCCAGCTGAGGTAA